CCCCAGCCCCCCCCATGGTAATTCCGTGGCCTCAGCATATTATCGGCTTTGGATAATTATGGATCAGATAATCTAGGCGATATTCATGAGAAAAAAAACTTTTCTGCATAGTCATTTGTACCCTGCGGGTTATTACACATGGACTGATAAAGGTGGATGATATCTCCGCCAGCACAAAACGCCTTGTCACCAGCCCCTGCAGCCAGACACAGGCAATGTGTTCATTGTGACGCCAATCCTGCAGTTGCCTGTATAGTCCGTCGATCATGTCAAGATTGATGGCATTGAGATTTTTTTCCGCACTGA
This window of the Desulfopila inferna genome carries:
- a CDS encoding enoyl-CoA hydratase/isomerase family protein; amino-acid sequence: MATLSAEKNLNAINLDMIDGLYRQLQDWRHNEHIACVWLQGLVTRRFVLAEISSTFISPCVITRRVQMTMQKSFFSHEYRLDYLIHNYPKPIIC